Within Candidatus Delongbacteria bacterium, the genomic segment TGCAATCTCTCTTGTTGAGTGCATCGCAAGCATTGGATTTCCAAGATCCAAAGTTCTAATTCCTAAATTAGTAGCAATCATAGAACCGATAGTACCACCACCTCTTACATCTGCACGATTTACAAATTTTTGAAGAGGTATATTATTTTCTACGCAAATTTTTTCAAAAAGAGCAGAAGCATTAATATTGGTTGCATAATTTTTTCTTGAACTAATTTTTACAGCAGGTCCTTTGTTTATGTACACCTTATGCATAAATTCTGTGTGTTCTGGATAATTAGGATGAACAGCATGAGCTCCGTCAGCAGACATGAAATAGGATAAAGAAGTCGCTCTTAAAAATTGCTCTGTTCCCCCTGAAATTCTAGTTAAAAAATCTTTGACAAATGATGAATTTCCTCCATTTGTTGTTGAAGAACCAACTTCTTCACTATCAAAAAGAGCGATTACAGATGTTTTCTCTGAAACTCCAGATTCGATTAAAGCATGAATCGATGCATGAACCATAGATTTATTGTCTATACCTCTTGAAGCTATGAACTCTTCATTTAGCCCAGCAAGTCTTCCTTTTTCCAGATCAATCAATTCTAATTCAAAACCTACGATTTCTGAAGATTTAATACCAAGTTCTTTACCTAGAAGATTTTTTAGAAGATTATTGTCAACTTCTTCTCCACTAATTCCCATTATTGGTGCCATGTGAGTTTGTGGATTTAGATTCAAACCAGTATTGGCATCCCTATTGAAATGGATAGCAACCTGAGGTATCATCAAAATCGGTCTATCAATTTTAACTAGTTTTAATTCAACATCATTTCCATTTTTTACAGCAACTAAACCTGCTAGCGAAAGTTCTTTATTAGTCCATGTTGAATATAATGGTCCGCCGTAAACTTCTACCCCTAACTGAATAAAACCATCCTTTTTATAAACTGAGTTTGGTTTTAATGTAAAAGTTGGTGAATCAGTGTGAGAACCAATGCAAGTATAGCCAGATTCAGTTATCTCTGAATTTCCAGCAATTGCCGCTATCAAAGATGTGTTATGTCTTATTACATAAAATTTATCACCTGGTTTGATCTCCCATTTATCACTTTCTTTTATCTCCTTGAAACCATTAGCTTTTAAAATTTCAGCTGAAGTTTCAATAGTATGAGAAGCGGTTGGAGATTTATCTAGAAAATTTATCAAATCCAACGCAAATTCTTTAGCTTGATTCATTATTGACTCCTTTTTTATTTTTGAATGTAATAAAATAAAAAACTTATTAAAAGCATATTTGAAGCGATGTAGTAATTTTGGAGCGAAAAATTATCTATAATACCTATGAACTTTAATTTTCATTACCGACCATTTTAGCAATTGAAAATCAATCGCTGAATAATAATAAACTAAGTTTAAAATGAATATTGCCTTGAAGTTCTATAGCGAGTTTTTAAGAGTTGTTATTTAAAAATCTCTTTGAATTTTGGATATTTTTGGGAATAAAAATTAATTAAACTATCCAATTTTCCATTTGTTTCAATCTGGACTAACCCTTCATTTAATTTATCAAGTGTTTCTATATTGCACGTTGATTTACTTAAGATAAAGTAAACCTTCCCACTTGTTGTTACAGAATTTTCGACTAACTTCAACTTGCCAGTAAGACCTAGTTCGTTAACATAGTCATCATGCTCAAGAGGATAAGACAATATTGCATCAATTCTATTATTAACAAGTTTATTATAATTTTGCTCATTATCATGTACCCATTCAATCCGATCACCAAGTTTTTCAATCAGACGATCTACTTTGCCTCCATATGAGAATCCCTTTTTAACGCCAATACTAATGTCTAAACCTAATAAATCATCCAGACTTTGTACATGGTATTTATTTTCATCTTCGTTACGAACATATAAAGCAATATATTCATTTCTGTAAGGAAAAGAATAATATGCGTAGGATGCTCTTTCTTTAACCCAAGAAGAGGCAACCCCAACATCGAGCTGCCCTTCTTTAATCATTAATAAATGCCTGTCCCAAGGGACACTTCCCTTATAATAATCCAATTTTATGCCTGAACTATTCAATGCCATTCTCAAAATATCAAAATCAAAACCCGTCACAGAATTATCAGTATCTATAATTTCCAAAGGTTCGTTTATTATACCAGTAGGTGCAATAAGTTTATCCCTGTATTTTGAATAGACAAGAGATGAGAATAGGAATAAAATTATTAGGCATTTTTTCATATTACTTCACCATGTTTATTATCTGATTTGATACACATAAGTTATTTAAATATAATTTCACAAGATATGAACCAGAATTAAAATCCACGAGATTAAGTGATAGTGTAGTATTCGGCGATTTAACAACACCAGTCTTTGACAAAACCAGTGCTCCTAATACGTTGTAAATTTCCACTTTGTAATCATCTGATGATGAAGATTGAAATGTTAGATTAATCTCAGGATTGAAAGGATTTGGATAACACTTTAAAATATCACTATCAATGATTAAATTTTCTTCAATTCCCACTACTGGAGTTAGCACAATATTCTCATCATAATCATTATTGTAGATTAGGAATCCATTTTGGTATGGCTGATAACCTCTGGATGATACATTGTAGACATATGCTCCATTTATTACAGGAATAGAAAAATTACCAGAAGCATCTGAGCTGTAAGAAAGAGCAGTTAATGGATCCATATCACGAACAAGTATTAGTGTCGCATCAGATAGAGGGTTACCTTCAGTTGATGAAATGTTTCCAGTAAAATGGCCATCAGGTAATTGGTAGAGAAAATTAATACTAGACATATGTCCATTCACTGTAACGGTCTGATATGCAGGAGCTACCATTTCAGGATTATTGAAATCATCCGCAGTTTTTACGCCAACAATACAGCCTACATTTTCAATATCGTCTGGTACATTTACTTCATAAACTCCCATTAGTATAAGCTCTAAAACAAGTAAATGATCTTCACTTAAAATTTCAATAATTTCGTCAATGCCAGATGCAGTCATTAATTGAGTCATGAGGTTCATGTCTGCATTGTAAAGAACTGTGGCAAAACCATATAAAACAGGTGAAGTTCCATTTGCAGTTTCTTTACTCACATTTCCAGAAATTGAATAATCAGAGTCTGGTATATTAAAATGAACAGTGACAAAGTCAGATGTCTCGCCTTCTGTTAATGTTATCACAAATCCAACCATTGAATTTGCTGATATAAAATTGTTGATTGATCGTGTGTAATGTCCGTCTACTGGAGTTTGATCTCCTGTTTGTCCATCGGTAATAGCATTTTCAGAGTTCATTAATTCGATGTTTCCAACAACTGGAACAGCTGCACTCAATGTTACATCCACAGAACCTCCAAGTTCAGAGAAAAAAAAGTCTATAACAATTTCATCTCCAGGGTTCAGAACAACGTTGTCAGATCCGTTTATTGTAAAATTTGTCACACCTAGAAGAATGAACTGAAACGATAAAATCAGAAAAAAATACTTGTACACTTTAGCCTCCATTTTGTTTTATTGGTCTATTTAATTTGATACTTCAGTAATATAATAATATATTTGCTATTCGGTTGAATAAAATTTGTAGTACGAGGATGAAAGATGAAAATAATTGAAAGAATATGTTCTCTTAGAGAGAAAATGAAGGAAAATAATCTCAAAGGTTATATGATCCCTTCCACTGACCCACACAATTCTGAGTATGTCCCTGCAAGATGGAATAGTAGAGCATACTTTTCAGGATTTGATGGTTCCGCAGGTACGCTCGTTGTCCTTGAAAAAGAGGCAGGACTTTGGACTGATGGGAGATATTTCTTACAAGCCGAAAACCAATTGAAAAATACTGGTATTACTCTTTTCAAGATGGGACTTCCCGAAACACCATCTCCAATAGAGTGGGTCAATTCAAATTTAAAATCTGGTGATAATTTTGGATTTGACGGTGCTGTAGTGAGTAAAACTACTGCCTGTGATTTTCTTCAGATACTTTCCGAAAATGGTATCAATCTAATTACAAGTATAGATCTTGTTGAAAAATTATGGCTGGACAGACCCGGGTTACCATCTGGTTCAATTTTTAAATTGGAAGAAAATTATTCAGGAAAATCTTCTAATGATAAACTTTTTGAAGTTCGTGAGATCATGAGAAAAAATAAAGTCGACTATCATCTTATTACAACCTTAGATGATATTGCATGGCTTTTTAATCTTCGCGGAAATGATGTAAATTACAATCCTATTTTTGTTTCTTACGCTCTGATTGGTCTAGAAAAATCAAAATTATACATAATGCCCTCTAAAGTTAATGATGAAATTAAAGAGTACCTTACAAATCTTAATGTTGAGATAATGGAATATAGTAAAGCTCTTGATGATGTTACTGAAACTGTTAACAACTCAATAGTTCAAATTGATAAGGAAAGAATCAATTATCTTTTCTATTCAATGATTAAAACAGCATCAAGAAAAGTTATTGAAAGAGATACAATCACCACATTGATGAAATCAAAAAAGAATAGTACAGAAATTGAAAATATGAAATTAGCCCATATAAAAGATGGTGCTGCATTAGAGAAATTTTTTTACTGGATAGAAAAAAACGTCGGAAATGAGAAAATTAGTGAACTTAGTGCTTCCATTAAACTCGGACAGTTCAGATCAGAAATGGGAAATTATGTTCAGGACAGTTTTTGTGCAATCTCGGGCTACAAAGGTAATGGAGCAATTATCCATTATAGAGTAACGGAAGAAACAAGTCTTGAGTTAAAAAAAGATGGCTTATACCTTATAGACTCTGGCGGACAATATTTCGAAGGAACTACAGATGTTACAAGAACTATTACTTTGGGTAATCCAACTGATGATGAAAAGGAAGATTTTACTTTGGTTCTTAAAGGTATGATTGACCTTTCTATGGCTAAGTTTCCTGAAGGAACAAGAGGTTTTCAACTAGATTTTCTTGCTAGAAAAGCGATGTGGGACAGAGGAAAGAATTTTGGGCATGGAACAGGGCACGGTGTTGGAATGTTTTTGAATGTACATGAAGGTCCACAAAATATCAGTCCTTTCCCAAGAGATATTCCTTTACAAACAGGAATGGTAATTTCCAATGAACCAGGAAGATATGTTGCTGGTAAATATGGAATTAGGATAGAAAATCTGATTTTTGTTGACGAGCCATATGAAGGTGAAGCTTCCAAGTTTTTCAATTTTGACACTCTGACAATGTGCCACATTGATAAGAGATTGATTGACATATCGCTCCTTAATTGTGAAGAGATTAACTGGCTTAATAATTACCATCAAAAGGTTTATGATAATGTCTCTGTATTTTTAAATGAAGAGGAGAAAGTTTGGCTTAAAGAGAAAACTTCTCCATTGGAGGTTTAGATGATTTATGAATTTAACGGTATCAGACCAGAGATAAGTGACAATGTATTTGTCGCAAAATCTGCAGATATTATAGGTAAAGTTAGAATTGATTCAGGTGCAAGTATCTGGTATAATGTCACGATAAGAGGCGACGTAGGTTATGCTGTCATTGGTAAAAATACAAGCATTCAGGATAATTCAGTTCTTCATATGACAAATGAATACGATGTTGTTATTGGTGACAATGTAACCGTGGGTCATTCAGCTACAGTACACGGTTGTACTATTGGTGATAATTGTCTGATTGGCATGGGGGCAACTATACTCGATAATGCAAAAATCGGTAAAAATTGTATAATTGCAGCCGGTGCAGTAGTTTTAGAAAATGCTGAATTCGAAGATAATTCACTCATTGCCGGTGTTCCAGCTAAAACAAGAAGAAAAGTAACTGATGAAGAAGCTGAATACCTGGTAAAACACGCAATGAAGTATGTTAACTATGCAAAAGGTTATATTGAAAATCCAGTTAAAGATATTACAGATGAATACAATTGTGTGAGATAAGAACAAGATTAAAAGGGGACAATTTCTGTCCCTTTTTTTATGGACAGGAGAATATTATATGAGTATTTTTTTATTTCGAGCTTTATCTGTTTTAATATTTATTGGGCTTCTTCATTCAAATGAAATCTCAAATGATACACTTTATATTGCTTACAGAACTTATCTGGATTCAGTCATAGCCTCACAAAACATTGGACTCTCGAAGCATAAACGAGAAGTAGAAAATCATAAATTCCTCAAGAATGCCGATCACATTTATCATAATGCAATTATTTTTCTCTTAGAGAATATGCCTGAAAGTGATTATAATGAACTTGATTCTACTTTGTTTGTGGAAAATATTAAATATGCTCATCTTACTAGAAAATTTGAATGGTGTAAAGATTTATTAAATGAAGATTTTAATAATTACGTTCTTCCTTACGCTGTTTTAGATGAGAAAAGAGATAATTGGAGAAAAATTTTCTACGATTATTTTAGCACTAAAGTTATAGATTGTGAAGATATTTACACTGCTATAGATAGTGTGAATAGAAATGTTTTGAAATTTACACAGGTTGAGTATTCAACAAAAAGACCAAAAGCTAACCAAAGTCCCATTGAATCGATGGATTGTAAAATTGCTTCGTGTACAGGATTATCGATTATTCTCTGTGATGCATTTAGATCTGTAGGGATTCCTTCAAGGATTTGCGGAGTACCTTTATGGTCAAATAAGATTGGTAATCATAATTGGGTTGAAGTAAAAGTAGACGGAGCTTGGCATTCCACAGAATATTATCCAGCTGAAAAACTTGACGGTTCGTGGTTCATAGCAGATGCAGAAGTGATAGATATCAATCATCTATCCAATAGAATTTATTCAACTTCATTTGAGAAAACTAATACTATTTTTCCAATGGTTTGGAACTTAAATTATTCTGATGTTTATGGAATAGATGTATCTAAAAATTATCTTAATACCGAAAAAAATTTGAATGAAATATACTATGTGAAAGTTTTGAATAGGGATTCAAAAAGAGTTAAAATAAACGTTAAACTTTTTGACGGTGATAGTTTTATTACTGAGGATTATTCAAGATCTGAAATTAATGATATCAATGATATATTATTTTTTGATCTAAAATTGATTAAAGAACCTATAATTATTTTGGAATATCAAGGGAAGGAGTTGAGATACACAATTGACAAGAGAGATAAACAGTTGATTATAAATTTGTAGCACTTCCTAAATTATATCTATTTTATCTGGTTACTTATATGAGTCAATAGCTTTACATTTTTTGATGAAGAAATATTCCAACGATTTTATCGCTATATGTTGAGACTGACTTTTTAATGAAAAGTCAGACAAAAAGGTCAAATTTATATAAAGATTGATGAAAATCTATGACATTTTGGATAAGATTCTTGTACTTTACCATTCAAAGGTTATGCATTTGAAACGGCTTCATAATGTTTGACAAGCAAACAAATATTACGCTGGTATAAGTAAGTCTTTGGGAAGAATAAAACTTTATTACCAGAGGAACAAATGAGCTTATCAGTACAAAGGTAGTAGTTTTATGAGATCATGGCTAAATTTAGGAATAAATAGGCTACATCTATTCTCTTAAGAAACTAGTAAATTATTCAACACAAATATCATAAAACAACTCTGGACATAATAGTTTGTTAAAAACTACAAATCATGTACAAGGTTTTTCATCCATTTACCTGAATAGAACCTTTTTAGAATTAACACAAATTTGATAATCTCTTCAGTTGAAGCCATCATGAAAACCATATATACAGACCAGTCTAAGTAGAAAGCTGCATAGAAAGATAATGGAATTCCAAGAAACCACAGGGCTGAAAGATCAAGAATTAGGCAATATTTTGTATCACCTCCAGCACGTAAACTTCCAATGATATGTATAGTATTAAAAGCTTTAAATGGCAATATAGCGGCAAAGATGTATAGAATATTTTTGCTATTTTGCATTACCGATTCTGAAACTTTAAAAATGGAAAGAACTGGATCTGCTATAAGAACCATTATAATTGATATAAGTATTCCTGAAAGAACTCCAATTATTGCTAAATTATTTCCAAATGCAAAGGCTCTTTCCTCTTCTTTTGCTCCAATACGATTACCAACCATTGTTGCAGTTGCCGAACCAATTCCAATCATTACAACAAAAGCAAGCCTTTCAATACTATTTTCAATATTAACACTGGCAACTGCTT encodes:
- a CDS encoding M18 family aminopeptidase; translation: MNQAKEFALDLINFLDKSPTASHTIETSAEILKANGFKEIKESDKWEIKPGDKFYVIRHNTSLIAAIAGNSEITESGYTCIGSHTDSPTFTLKPNSVYKKDGFIQLGVEVYGGPLYSTWTNKELSLAGLVAVKNGNDVELKLVKIDRPILMIPQVAIHFNRDANTGLNLNPQTHMAPIMGISGEEVDNNLLKNLLGKELGIKSSEIVGFELELIDLEKGRLAGLNEEFIASRGIDNKSMVHASIHALIESGVSEKTSVIALFDSEEVGSSTTNGGNSSFVKDFLTRISGGTEQFLRATSLSYFMSADGAHAVHPNYPEHTEFMHKVYINKGPAVKISSRKNYATNINASALFEKICVENNIPLQKFVNRADVRGGGTIGSMIATNLGIRTLDLGNPMLAMHSTREIAGVEDHLHMKNAMKQFLKR
- a CDS encoding transporter substrate-binding domain-containing protein — its product is MKKCLIILFLFSSLVYSKYRDKLIAPTGIINEPLEIIDTDNSVTGFDFDILRMALNSSGIKLDYYKGSVPWDRHLLMIKEGQLDVGVASSWVKERASYAYYSFPYRNEYIALYVRNEDENKYHVQSLDDLLGLDISIGVKKGFSYGGKVDRLIEKLGDRIEWVHDNEQNYNKLVNNRIDAILSYPLEHDDYVNELGLTGKLKLVENSVTTSGKVYFILSKSTCNIETLDKLNEGLVQIETNGKLDSLINFYSQKYPKFKEIFK
- a CDS encoding transglutaminase domain-containing protein; its protein translation is MSIFLFRALSVLIFIGLLHSNEISNDTLYIAYRTYLDSVIASQNIGLSKHKREVENHKFLKNADHIYHNAIIFLLENMPESDYNELDSTLFVENIKYAHLTRKFEWCKDLLNEDFNNYVLPYAVLDEKRDNWRKIFYDYFSTKVIDCEDIYTAIDSVNRNVLKFTQVEYSTKRPKANQSPIESMDCKIASCTGLSIILCDAFRSVGIPSRICGVPLWSNKIGNHNWVEVKVDGAWHSTEYYPAEKLDGSWFIADAEVIDINHLSNRIYSTSFEKTNTIFPMVWNLNYSDVYGIDVSKNYLNTEKNLNEIYYVKVLNRDSKRVKINVKLFDGDSFITEDYSRSEINDINDILFFDLKLIKEPIIILEYQGKELRYTIDKRDKQLIINL
- a CDS encoding gamma carbonic anhydrase family protein, giving the protein MIYEFNGIRPEISDNVFVAKSADIIGKVRIDSGASIWYNVTIRGDVGYAVIGKNTSIQDNSVLHMTNEYDVVIGDNVTVGHSATVHGCTIGDNCLIGMGATILDNAKIGKNCIIAAGAVVLENAEFEDNSLIAGVPAKTRRKVTDEEAEYLVKHAMKYVNYAKGYIENPVKDITDEYNCVR
- a CDS encoding aminopeptidase P family protein encodes the protein MKIIERICSLREKMKENNLKGYMIPSTDPHNSEYVPARWNSRAYFSGFDGSAGTLVVLEKEAGLWTDGRYFLQAENQLKNTGITLFKMGLPETPSPIEWVNSNLKSGDNFGFDGAVVSKTTACDFLQILSENGINLITSIDLVEKLWLDRPGLPSGSIFKLEENYSGKSSNDKLFEVREIMRKNKVDYHLITTLDDIAWLFNLRGNDVNYNPIFVSYALIGLEKSKLYIMPSKVNDEIKEYLTNLNVEIMEYSKALDDVTETVNNSIVQIDKERINYLFYSMIKTASRKVIERDTITTLMKSKKNSTEIENMKLAHIKDGAALEKFFYWIEKNVGNEKISELSASIKLGQFRSEMGNYVQDSFCAISGYKGNGAIIHYRVTEETSLELKKDGLYLIDSGGQYFEGTTDVTRTITLGNPTDDEKEDFTLVLKGMIDLSMAKFPEGTRGFQLDFLARKAMWDRGKNFGHGTGHGVGMFLNVHEGPQNISPFPRDIPLQTGMVISNEPGRYVAGKYGIRIENLIFVDEPYEGEASKFFNFDTLTMCHIDKRLIDISLLNCEEINWLNNYHQKVYDNVSVFLNEEEKVWLKEKTSPLEV
- a CDS encoding T9SS type A sorting domain-containing protein; its protein translation is MYKYFFLILSFQFILLGVTNFTINGSDNVVLNPGDEIVIDFFFSELGGSVDVTLSAAVPVVGNIELMNSENAITDGQTGDQTPVDGHYTRSINNFISANSMVGFVITLTEGETSDFVTVHFNIPDSDYSISGNVSKETANGTSPVLYGFATVLYNADMNLMTQLMTASGIDEIIEILSEDHLLVLELILMGVYEVNVPDDIENVGCIVGVKTADDFNNPEMVAPAYQTVTVNGHMSSINFLYQLPDGHFTGNISSTEGNPLSDATLILVRDMDPLTALSYSSDASGNFSIPVINGAYVYNVSSRGYQPYQNGFLIYNNDYDENIVLTPVVGIEENLIIDSDILKCYPNPFNPEINLTFQSSSSDDYKVEIYNVLGALVLSKTGVVKSPNTTLSLNLVDFNSGSYLVKLYLNNLCVSNQIINMVK